A genomic region of Vibrio sp. 10N contains the following coding sequences:
- a CDS encoding HlyD family secretion protein: MRRSLLVIIPLALALLGCQNEDNGKALGTLERDRISFSSTASEIIRELPVREGTRVKTGDVLVRLDTKRQEAILAHAIAEEAKASAYLLRLTNGERPEDIAAAKARVDMAQAKLTEAQKNYSRASELVRKKLASQSQKDQAIASRDTARAELNSANEEFSKLTAGSRPEDITQAEAALAAATADVALQTQQLDELTIVATRDGVLDSLPYNLGERVSVGAFVAVVLADRIPYARVYVPSSVRVNFVPGLQVNVHVDGLEEVLSGTVRWVATDPSFTPYYALTEDERSRLMYLAEIDLPESAENLPSGVPAQVDLQGLK; encoded by the coding sequence ATGAGACGTTCACTGCTAGTCATTATTCCTCTCGCACTCGCACTGCTTGGCTGCCAAAACGAAGATAACGGCAAAGCATTAGGGACTTTAGAAAGAGACCGAATCTCTTTTTCATCCACAGCAAGTGAAATCATCCGTGAGCTACCAGTACGAGAAGGCACGCGTGTCAAAACGGGGGATGTGCTTGTTCGCCTGGATACCAAACGCCAAGAAGCCATACTCGCTCACGCAATTGCCGAAGAAGCGAAAGCCAGTGCTTACTTACTCCGCTTAACTAACGGTGAAAGGCCCGAAGATATAGCAGCTGCCAAAGCACGCGTCGATATGGCACAAGCAAAACTCACCGAGGCTCAGAAAAACTATTCTCGAGCTTCAGAGTTAGTAAGAAAAAAACTCGCCAGCCAATCACAAAAAGACCAAGCCATAGCAAGTCGTGACACCGCGCGGGCAGAGCTCAACTCAGCCAACGAAGAGTTCTCTAAACTCACTGCAGGCTCACGGCCAGAAGACATTACCCAAGCTGAGGCAGCACTTGCCGCCGCAACGGCCGACGTTGCTCTGCAAACTCAGCAACTTGACGAACTCACTATCGTCGCAACTCGAGATGGCGTGTTAGATAGCCTTCCTTACAACTTAGGCGAGCGCGTCTCCGTTGGCGCTTTTGTGGCGGTTGTTCTCGCCGATCGGATCCCTTATGCCCGCGTGTATGTGCCTTCTTCTGTGAGGGTAAACTTCGTCCCTGGGTTGCAAGTCAATGTCCATGTTGACGGTCTTGAAGAGGTACTATCCGGCACTGTGCGCTGGGTGGCGACGGATCCCTCATTTACGCCTTACTATGCTCTGACAGAAGATGAACGCTCTCGATTGATGTATCTGGCTGAAATAGACCTCCCAGAAAGTGCTGAGAATCTGCCTAGTGGCGTCCCTGCTCAAGTTGACCTGC
- the napG gene encoding ferredoxin-type protein NapG — protein MSREKTSQSRRRFLRDAARTAMGVGAAATVLGLQSKQGQAKTSGGVPIRPPGALEGNHFEQACLRCGLCVQACPYDTLKLATLLSPVASGTPYFTARDIPCEMCEDIPCVVACPSGALDHALTNIDDSRMGLAVLIDHEECLNWQGLRCDVCYRVCPLIDKAITLEPIRNQRTGYHAMFIPTVHSDACTGCGKCEQACVTEVPVIKVVPIELAKGYMGDHYQLGWEEKVELRDGTFPETPDIAPTEHIRINDGRK, from the coding sequence ATGTCACGAGAGAAAACTTCACAGAGTCGACGCCGATTTCTTCGCGATGCGGCGCGCACGGCAATGGGAGTCGGGGCGGCAGCAACCGTCTTAGGACTCCAATCCAAACAAGGGCAGGCCAAAACCAGTGGCGGGGTGCCTATACGCCCCCCTGGCGCGTTGGAAGGCAATCACTTTGAGCAAGCTTGCTTGCGCTGCGGGTTATGTGTTCAAGCATGCCCATACGATACGCTAAAACTTGCCACGCTGCTCTCTCCTGTTGCATCGGGTACGCCCTATTTTACCGCCCGTGATATTCCATGTGAGATGTGTGAAGACATTCCTTGTGTGGTTGCCTGTCCAAGCGGGGCCCTGGACCACGCGCTGACCAACATTGATGACTCACGGATGGGTTTAGCGGTGCTGATTGACCATGAAGAGTGTCTCAATTGGCAGGGGCTTCGCTGTGATGTTTGCTATCGGGTTTGTCCACTGATCGATAAGGCCATTACTCTGGAGCCGATTCGTAATCAACGTACTGGTTATCACGCGATGTTCATTCCTACGGTACATTCAGACGCGTGTACGGGATGTGGCAAATGTGAGCAAGCTTGTGTCACTGAAGTGCCAGTGATCAAGGTGGTACCGATTGAACTCGCGAAGGGGTATATGGGCGACCATTATCAGCTTGGTTGGGAGGAAAAGGTGGAGCTTCGAGACGGTACCTTTCCAGAAACCCCAGACATTGCCCCGACCGAGCACATCCGCATCAATGATGGGAGAAAATAA
- the napH gene encoding quinol dehydrogenase ferredoxin subunit NapH, which translates to MAKNLAKDAGNDAIRELGWWRAHRFLIVRRLCQIAIIGLFMMGPTWGILQGNLSSSMLLGTIPLSDPLLVLQTLATGHWPEMNALIGVMLVVLFYALLAPRAFCAWVCPLNIVTDMAAWLRRKLNLKTSYKWSPTIRYWLIPVILVGSAVSGSLLWAWVDPVATLHRGLVFGMGAGWILIALVFLLDLVLVEHGWCGHLCPLGATYGVIGRKSPIRVKATRREACTKCMDCYHVCPEPDVLRQPLKAGDKRVMSQDCISCGRCIDVCVPKVLEFKVRPDAD; encoded by the coding sequence ATGGCTAAGAATCTCGCTAAAGATGCTGGCAATGACGCCATTCGTGAACTTGGCTGGTGGAGGGCGCATCGGTTTTTAATTGTGCGTCGATTGTGCCAGATCGCGATTATCGGTCTATTTATGATGGGACCAACATGGGGAATTTTGCAGGGCAATTTGTCGTCAAGCATGCTGTTAGGCACAATCCCACTTAGTGATCCTTTACTGGTATTACAAACCTTGGCAACCGGGCATTGGCCAGAGATGAATGCATTAATTGGCGTGATGCTCGTTGTGCTTTTTTACGCCTTACTCGCCCCCAGAGCGTTTTGTGCTTGGGTCTGTCCACTCAACATTGTGACTGACATGGCGGCCTGGCTGCGTCGTAAACTCAATCTGAAAACCAGCTATAAATGGTCACCGACGATACGTTACTGGTTGATACCTGTGATTTTAGTCGGTAGTGCAGTCTCGGGCTCATTACTTTGGGCTTGGGTGGATCCGGTCGCGACACTGCATCGCGGTTTGGTGTTTGGTATGGGCGCAGGATGGATCCTCATCGCTTTGGTATTTCTACTCGATCTGGTACTTGTCGAGCATGGTTGGTGTGGCCATCTATGTCCGCTTGGAGCGACCTATGGGGTGATTGGACGTAAAAGCCCGATCCGCGTAAAAGCGACCCGCCGTGAGGCTTGTACTAAGTGCATGGATTGTTATCACGTCTGCCCTGAACCGGATGTATTGAGACAACCGCTAAAGGCGGGAGACAAACGGGTGATGAGTCAAGATTGCATTAGTTGTGGGCGCTGCATTGATGTTTGCGTACCTAAAGTGCTTGAGTTCAAAGTTCGGCCTGACGCTGATTGA
- a CDS encoding Gfo/Idh/MocA family protein has translation MKIAHIGLGDIAQKAYLPFTTSQSDIQPIFCTRDPGTLNALARQYRVTETTTHYQAVLNFQPDAVMIHAATSIHPEIARFFLEHGVATFVDKPLADSYQECEALYHLAEQKQVPLYVGFNRRHLPLIQQHSLSDTASLRSLRWEKHRYAQPGDVKTFLFDDFIHPLDSINIHGDIQFEDIDVHHQMEAGKLARIDIKWQHHGAIFEASMNRQFGITQEVISSCHDDRAYRFDSFVSGERYQGNNVDQLQLKDWTPMLASKGFHGMFDEWKQVVTAGKLDTKLIERNLSSHRIAQKLLDFIT, from the coding sequence TTGAAAATTGCACACATTGGGTTAGGTGATATCGCCCAAAAAGCCTATCTGCCATTCACCACCTCTCAGTCGGATATCCAACCGATATTCTGCACCCGAGATCCCGGCACCCTTAATGCTTTAGCCCGTCAATATCGCGTGACGGAGACTACGACCCATTATCAGGCGGTACTCAATTTTCAGCCGGATGCCGTCATGATCCATGCCGCGACCTCTATCCACCCTGAGATTGCTCGTTTTTTCCTTGAACATGGCGTTGCTACCTTTGTTGATAAACCCTTGGCGGACAGCTACCAAGAGTGCGAAGCGCTGTATCACTTAGCAGAGCAGAAACAAGTTCCGCTCTATGTGGGTTTCAACCGACGCCATTTGCCGTTGATTCAACAGCACAGCTTGTCTGATACCGCTTCGCTGCGCTCATTACGTTGGGAAAAACATCGTTACGCCCAGCCCGGTGACGTCAAAACCTTCCTGTTTGATGACTTCATTCATCCACTGGATAGCATCAATATCCATGGCGACATTCAGTTTGAGGACATAGATGTTCATCATCAGATGGAAGCTGGCAAACTGGCGCGTATCGACATCAAGTGGCAGCATCATGGTGCCATCTTCGAGGCCTCTATGAATCGACAGTTTGGCATCACCCAAGAAGTCATTAGCAGTTGCCATGACGACCGAGCTTATCGATTCGACTCCTTTGTGAGTGGAGAGCGCTACCAGGGTAACAATGTCGACCAACTGCAACTTAAAGATTGGACCCCTATGCTGGCAAGCAAAGGATTTCATGGCATGTTCGACGAGTGGAAACAAGTGGTCACCGCAGGCAAGTTAGATACGAAATTAATCGAAAGAAACCTTTCCAGTCATCGAATTGCCCAAAAGCTACTTGACTTCATAACTTGA
- a CDS encoding M23 family metallopeptidase, with protein MKDQLTISISTINGSSHWQLSKSMRRSLKSLAGIGLVSVLGAVLLIQHLYQVVDYAELKQAELANESQTLGDELANLQDLKQTLQQDLSEREERISLVSERLADLEKVLGVADSPENIDLDSRLDVAAIHSSVRMTMLNQIPSGSPVGKERISSQFGKRKHPVTGKLKMHRGMDFAVNTGTKIYAPADGVVEVTRRSKKGSGNFLRLQHSFGFSSSYSHLKGFKVRPGQFVRKGELIAISGNSGLSSGPHLHYEVRFVGRALDPKPFVEWGVNDFEDIFKKERAIRWESLVKTVEQRVAQQLQLSSPKAVLLAENSN; from the coding sequence ATGAAAGATCAACTTACTATCTCTATTTCAACGATTAATGGCTCTTCTCATTGGCAGTTGAGTAAATCGATGCGTCGCAGCCTAAAGAGCTTGGCGGGGATCGGGCTGGTGTCAGTGCTAGGAGCAGTGCTTCTTATTCAGCATTTGTATCAGGTGGTGGATTACGCGGAGCTAAAGCAGGCGGAGCTTGCCAATGAGTCACAAACGCTTGGTGATGAGCTGGCCAATTTGCAAGATCTTAAACAGACATTGCAGCAAGACTTATCCGAGCGCGAAGAGCGAATCAGTTTAGTCTCGGAGCGTCTAGCCGATTTGGAAAAAGTGTTGGGCGTAGCCGACTCGCCAGAGAATATCGACTTAGATTCAAGACTTGATGTGGCGGCTATCCACTCTAGTGTGCGTATGACGATGCTCAACCAGATCCCAAGTGGTTCACCGGTGGGTAAAGAGCGCATTTCGTCGCAGTTTGGTAAGCGAAAGCACCCGGTGACAGGCAAGCTAAAAATGCACCGAGGTATGGACTTTGCGGTTAATACCGGTACGAAAATTTATGCGCCAGCGGATGGTGTAGTTGAAGTGACAAGACGCAGTAAAAAAGGGTCGGGTAACTTTCTTAGACTGCAACATTCGTTCGGTTTTTCCAGTTCATACTCTCACCTAAAGGGCTTTAAAGTCCGTCCGGGACAGTTCGTCCGTAAGGGAGAGTTGATCGCCATTTCTGGTAATAGTGGTCTGTCATCAGGCCCCCATTTACATTATGAAGTTCGCTTTGTTGGGCGGGCACTTGACCCTAAACCGTTTGTGGAGTGGGGTGTAAACGATTTCGAAGATATCTTTAAAAAGGAGCGAGCAATACGATGGGAATCTTTAGTAAAAACAGTGGAACAAAGAGTCGCTCAGCAGCTTCAACTCTCATCGCCAAAGGCTGTGTTATTAGCGGAAAACTCAAACTAG
- a CDS encoding bactofilin family protein, whose amino-acid sequence MGIFSKNSGTKSRSAASTLIAKGCVISGKLKLENDIQVDGVVDGQLHIEGVMVVAESGRVKGEVYAKQLIVNGILEGDCHAEQIQILSNGRVKGKVWSNNLSIEPGGKFFGETAELQEKEVVSLPSQSKKENSAPAINVAPKAVPAGDAAKAKTVAKQPAKAVKTA is encoded by the coding sequence ATGGGAATCTTTAGTAAAAACAGTGGAACAAAGAGTCGCTCAGCAGCTTCAACTCTCATCGCCAAAGGCTGTGTTATTAGCGGAAAACTCAAACTAGAAAATGACATTCAAGTTGATGGTGTTGTTGATGGTCAACTGCACATCGAAGGTGTGATGGTGGTCGCTGAGTCTGGCCGCGTTAAGGGCGAGGTATATGCGAAACAACTGATCGTTAATGGCATACTGGAAGGTGATTGCCATGCAGAGCAGATCCAAATCCTGTCTAATGGTCGCGTGAAGGGCAAAGTGTGGAGCAATAATCTGAGCATTGAGCCTGGTGGTAAGTTCTTTGGTGAAACCGCTGAGTTGCAGGAGAAGGAAGTGGTGTCTCTACCAAGCCAATCTAAAAAAGAGAACAGCGCCCCTGCGATCAACGTAGCGCCGAAAGCGGTCCCTGCTGGTGACGCAGCAAAAGCGAAAACAGTGGCAAAACAGCCAGCTAAAGCGGTGAAAACTGCGTAA